The genomic window ATCAATCATCTTGGGCTTTGGATAAATGACTTAATGGTTCTACTAAGTTTTAACGGTATATAATTATAGCTTCGTTCTACATAATTATGACTAAAATTAATAAAAAGAAGCAGTTACTTATCAATTTCGCTAAGTAAGTCCGGGGCTTCTTTCCTTTTAAATGAACTGTTTCTGATCAAATCTTTTAACATATATATCGACTTATCCGTTTGCTTTAGTTTTAGATATGCTAAAGAAAGATACCACATCCCGCGATCCGTTAGTTTTCCGTTTCGGGCAAGATAATCTTCCAGAGTACGAGCAGCTTTATCATATTGCTGCAAGGCTAATTGCGAATTACCTTGGTATAATAATAAATAAGGACGGTTATACTGTTCATAGGCATTTTGAAACTCCAGGACGGCATGCTCATAATCTTTTTGCTCATAGGCAAGAAAAGCCTCTTTTTCCGAATCATTTTTTTCAGAGTTATTACCTCTGGTAAAAGGCAACACTACATTTTGGTAAGGTTCAAAATAAACGGCATATAATTGATCGGTATTGATTCTGGAAGATTGCCATATAGCAACCCCGGCCAGTGCAACTGTTAGAAATATAATTGCCGCCGCAATCCATTTTTGATAAAGGGGTAATACCTTTGACGTTGTCGATTTTGATGTATGAATCCTTTCTTCAAAGCGTTTTAAGTCTTTTTTTAAATCCATACGATTCTGCCGACCTGCAACTTCTCTTACATCATTTAGAAAACGAATTTCATCTTTTAAATCCGGGTTTTCTTCTTTTAACTTTTCAAACAAGGATGTTTCTTCGGGGTTCAAAGATCCTTGTATATACTTGTCAAGTAATATATCTTTCTCCATTATGACGGTGTTTTAATAAGTTCCTTTAGGGCTTTTAAACAATGGGATTTTTGACTCTTAACTACACTTTTATTTTCGTAGCCCAGGCTTAGGGTAATCTCGTCAATAGTTAGTCCGCGGTAATAGAACAAGGTTAACATTTCCTGGCATCTTTTTCCTAATTTTTTAAAAGATTCATGTAACCGTTTGCTTTGTGGTGATGGTTCAGCTTCTTTAAAAATATAAGACAAGGCTTCGGTTTCCGTATCTTCAGGAAGGTCTTCAAAGGTCGTTGTCTTCTGCTTCTGCTTTAAAAGGTCATAGATTTTATATTTTCCAATACTAAATAAGTACGTTTTTACAGAACTTTTAATATCGTCTAATTTTCCTCTGATAGCATGTTCACGTAAAGCAATAAAAGATTCCTGATAAATATCAATCACATCATCATGGGTAAGATCATACTTTCCGGCAAATTGTATAAACGAAGTACGATAAGAGGTATACATTTTTTCTAAAGAATGGTTCCCTCCTTTTTTTAATAAACGTATTTCTTCTTTCATAAATAGAATGAATTGATGATTCTTTGGAAGAAAAGGAAGGTACTATTTTATTTAAAAGTAAAAATAAGATTCCAAATTAAAATAAGTTTTTTTGATTTAAGCTAACATTTTAAACGATAAAATTAGGTTTTTTCAAAATAAGAAATTTCATACGTATTGAGTCCAAAAAATTAGAATTTAAAAATGAAATAAAGATCGAAATTTTATTTTTTAAAGCTGTTTTTTGATTAGTTTTTTGTACCAAAATCAGTTAAAAACCGCTTATCAAAAACCGTTAGTAAATCTGTTGAAAACCATGCGGAAGCCGTATGTTTAAAGGCTTGATAAGGTAATTGAGTAAGTATTAATTTTTATAAGCAATTCAGTTGTAAATAACTGTAATTTAGAATTTTAACTAGTGAAGTTGAAAAGGTAAAATGTGTACTATCACTTTTTCATGTTGAAAACTTTGTTGAAAAGCTCTCGTTACTTTTTGTTGAATACAGGCTTCTATTTTTGATCTTTGTTAAAGAACTGATCGAAGCTTTTCTAATAAAGAACCAGAAATTGATTTTTGTCTGTTATTGAAATTATTTTTTAGTTGTATGGCTAAGGCAATAGAACCAAAAAAGTGGAAATAAAGGGGTAAAAATTCTTTTGTAATTGTTTTTAAAGTTAGGATTAGTCCTACAGCTACGAAAAAGAAAAATATCAAATTTTAAGACACCCTTATGAATGCAGTAGAGCCAATTTTAGAAGAAAATAAAGACCGATTTGTAATTTTCCCTATTAAACATCATGATATCTGGGAGTGGTATAAAAAATCAGAAGCCAGTTTCTGGACGGCAGAAGAAATTGATTTACATCAGGATCTCACGGATTGGTCGGCTAAACTAAATGATGATGAACGTTATTTTATCAAACATATCCTTGCCTTTTTTGCAGCATCTGATGGTATTGTAAACGAGAACCTGGCAGAAAACTTTGTCAATGAAGTTCAATACAGTGAAGCAAAGTTTTTCTACGGCTTTCAGATTATGATGGAAAATATCCATTCGGAAACCTATTCTCTATTAATCGATACGTACGTAAAAGATGAAAAGGAAAAAAATCGATTATTCCAGGCATTAGAGAACTTTCCGGCAATTAAAAAGAAAGCGGATTGGGCATTAAAATGGATTGAATCCGATTCTTTTGCAGAGCGGTTGATTGCTTTTGCCGCAGTAGAAGGGATTTTCTTTTCCGGGGCTTTTTGTTCTATATTCTGGTTAAAGAAAAGAGGTCTGATGCCAGGACTTACGTTTTCTAACGAGTTAATCTCACGGGACGAAGGGGTGCATTGTGATTTTGCCGTACATCTACATAATCATCACTTAATTAACAAAGTGCCTAAAGAACGTATTCGAGAAATTATCGTAGATGCATTAAATATAGAAAGA from Aquimarina sp. ERC-38 includes these protein-coding regions:
- a CDS encoding ribonucleotide-diphosphate reductase subunit beta, with translation MNAVEPILEENKDRFVIFPIKHHDIWEWYKKSEASFWTAEEIDLHQDLTDWSAKLNDDERYFIKHILAFFAASDGIVNENLAENFVNEVQYSEAKFFYGFQIMMENIHSETYSLLIDTYVKDEKEKNRLFQALENFPAIKKKADWALKWIESDSFAERLIAFAAVEGIFFSGAFCSIFWLKKRGLMPGLTFSNELISRDEGVHCDFAVHLHNHHLINKVPKERIREIIVDALNIEREFITESLPVSLIGMNANLMTQYLEFVTDRLLVELECDKEYGTANPFDFMDMISLQGKTNFFEKRVSEYQKAGVLTKDAEEDKISFDAEF
- a CDS encoding RNA polymerase sigma factor, with the protein product MKEEIRLLKKGGNHSLEKMYTSYRTSFIQFAGKYDLTHDDVIDIYQESFIALREHAIRGKLDDIKSSVKTYLFSIGKYKIYDLLKQKQKTTTFEDLPEDTETEALSYIFKEAEPSPQSKRLHESFKKLGKRCQEMLTLFYYRGLTIDEITLSLGYENKSVVKSQKSHCLKALKELIKTPS
- a CDS encoding tetratricopeptide repeat protein codes for the protein MEKDILLDKYIQGSLNPEETSLFEKLKEENPDLKDEIRFLNDVREVAGRQNRMDLKKDLKRFEERIHTSKSTTSKVLPLYQKWIAAAIIFLTVALAGVAIWQSSRINTDQLYAVYFEPYQNVVLPFTRGNNSEKNDSEKEAFLAYEQKDYEHAVLEFQNAYEQYNRPYLLLYQGNSQLALQQYDKAARTLEDYLARNGKLTDRGMWYLSLAYLKLKQTDKSIYMLKDLIRNSSFKRKEAPDLLSEIDK